Proteins co-encoded in one Marmota flaviventris isolate mMarFla1 chromosome 9, mMarFla1.hap1, whole genome shotgun sequence genomic window:
- the Rassf10 gene encoding ras association domain-containing protein 10, whose translation MDPSEKKISVWICQEEKLVSGLSRRTTCSDVVRVLLEDGCRRRRRQRRGQRRGMAGDPQGPGELPEPPDENDDDDYEALSQGMLCGPPQCYCIVEKWRGFERILPNKTRILRLLSAWGDEQENVRFVLVRSEASLPNAGPRSAEARVVLSRERPCLARGAPARPSLAMTQEKQRRVVRKAFRKLAKLNRRRQQQPPPSPCSSTSSSTASSCSSPPQALESASVERMETLVHLVLSQDHTIRQQVQRLLELDREIDRYEAKVHLDRMRRHGVNYVQDTYLVGAGIELDGPIPGEEPEEVAVAEEVSAAPLDGEAQAAALEELARRCDELLQLQEQRTQQEELLERLSTEIQEELNQRWMRRRREELAVREEPPEPDGGPDGELLLEQERVRTQLSTSLYIGLRLNTDLEAVKADLDYSQQQRDSKERELQGLLQTLNTLELTIVQEGASGPSGPTREPQPQACAEMWVDQARGMAKSCPGNDEDSDTGLSSMHSQDSDSVPVCESLV comes from the coding sequence ATGGATCCTTCGGAGAAGAAGATATCGGTGTGGATCTGCCAGGAGGAGAAGCTGGTGTCCGGTCTCTCCCGCCGCACCACTTGCTCGGATGTGGTGCGGGTTCTGTTGGAGGACGGCTGCCGGCGAAGACGGAGGCAGCGGCGGGGCCAGCGAAGGGGGATGGCCGGAGACCCGCAAGGCCCAGGGGAACTGCCAGAACCCCCGGATGAAAACGACGACGACGACTATGAGGCGCTGTCCCAGGGCATGCTGTGCGGGCCCCCGCAGTGCTATTGCATCGTGGAGAAGTGGCGTGGCTTTGAGCGCATCCTGCCCAACAAGACGCGCATCTTGCGCCTCTTATCCGCCTGGGGCGACGAGCAAGAAAACGTGCGCTTCGTGTTAGTTCGCAGCGAGGCGTCGCTGCCCAACGCAGGTCCGCGCAGTGCGGAGGCGCGGGTAGTGCTCAGCCGGGAGCGCCCCTGCTTGGCCCGGGGAGCCCCGGCGCGGCCCAGCCTGGCCATGACCCAGGAGAAGCAGCGGCGGGTGGTGCGCAAGGCCTTCCGCAAGCTGGCCAAGCTCAACCGGCGGCGCCAGCAGCAGCCGCCGCCTTCTCCCTGTTCGTCCACTTCATCGTCCACTGCCTCGTCTTGTTCGTCCCCGCCGCAGGCCCTTGAGAGTGCGTCTGTGGAGCGCATGGAGACGCTGGTGCATCTGGTGCTCTCCCAGGACCACACCATCCGCCAGCAGGTGCAGCGGCTTCTGGAGCTGGACCGAGAAATCGACCGCTACGAAGCCAAGGTGCATCTTGACCGTATGCGACGGCATGGGGTGAACTACGTGCAGGACACTTACTTGGTGGGGGCAGGGATAGAACTCGATGGGCCCATCCCGGGCGAGGAGCCCGAGGAAGTAGCGGTAGCGGAGGAGGTATCAGCGGCGCCCCTGGACGGTGAGGCTCAGGCGGCAGCGCTGGAGGAGCTGGCCCGGCGCTGTGACGAACTGCTGCAGCTGCAGGAGCAGCGAACCCAGCAGGAGGAGTTGCTGGAGCGTCTCTCCACCGAGATTCAGGAGGAATTGAACCAGAGATGGATGCGGCGGCGCAGGGAAGAACTGGCGGTGCGAGAGGAGCCCCCGGAGCCCGACGGCGGCCCGGACGGCGAGCTGCTGCTGGAGCAGGAGCGGGTCAGGACGCAACTCAGCACCAGCCTTTACATTGGGCTCAGGCTCAACACGGACCTGGAAGCCGTCAAGGCGGACTTGGATTACAGCCAGCAGCAGCGGGACAGCAAGGAGCGTGAGCTGCAGGGCCTTCTCCAGACTTTGAACACTTTGGAGCTCACCATAGTGCAGGAGGGGGCTTCTGGCCCCAGCGGACCCACGCGGGAACCCCAGCCTCAGGCCTGCGCCGAGATGTGGGTGGACCAGGCTCGCGGAATGGCCAAGAGCTGTCCTGGCAACGACGAGGACTCGGATACTGGACTGAGCTCTATGCACAGCCAGGACTCGGATTCTGTGCCTGTGTGCGAATCCCTGGTGTAG